The following are encoded in a window of Staphylococcus piscifermentans genomic DNA:
- a CDS encoding ABC transporter permease, whose amino-acid sequence MSTTALCISAMLLIIPIAISIKEKLNIAKDLIIASVRAVVQLVILGFILHFIFNLNSPWILILFVLVIIVNASWNTISRASKVMHNVFWISFVSIFIGTALPLIVIVAAGAIKFTGNELIPIAGMLANNGLIAINLAYQNLDRSFVREYGTIECKLSLGASPKLASKSAVRESIKMAIVPTIDSVKTYGLVSIPGMMTGLIISGVDPLQAIKFQLLVVFIHTTATIMSALIATYLSYKQFFNHRDQLIGSTLDADNA is encoded by the coding sequence ATGAGTACGACAGCTTTATGTATATCAGCAATGCTCCTGATTATACCAATCGCAATTTCAATTAAAGAGAAGTTGAATATTGCTAAAGATTTAATTATTGCATCTGTAAGAGCCGTGGTGCAATTAGTGATTCTCGGTTTTATTCTGCATTTTATTTTTAATTTGAATTCACCATGGATATTGATTTTATTTGTCTTGGTGATTATCGTCAATGCATCTTGGAATACCATCAGCCGTGCTTCTAAAGTGATGCACAATGTATTTTGGATTTCCTTTGTTTCTATTTTTATCGGTACAGCATTGCCTTTAATTGTTATCGTGGCAGCAGGTGCTATTAAATTTACCGGTAATGAATTGATTCCGATTGCTGGGATGTTAGCGAACAATGGTTTAATCGCGATTAACTTGGCATATCAGAACTTAGACCGTTCCTTTGTGCGCGAATACGGCACGATTGAATGCAAACTTTCGCTTGGTGCTTCACCGAAATTGGCTTCGAAATCAGCGGTTCGTGAAAGTATTAAAATGGCGATTGTTCCGACGATTGATTCAGTGAAAACATATGGCTTAGTTTCTATACCAGGGATGATGACAGGTTTGATTATCAGTGGAGTGGATCCGCTTCAAGCCATCAAATTCCAATTATTAGTAGTATTCATCCATACGACAGCAACGATTATGTCGGCACTTATCGCTACTTATTTAAGTTATAAACAATTCTTTAATCATCGCGATCAACTTATCGGCAGCACACTCGATGCTGATAATGCATAA